From the genome of Bacilli bacterium PM5-9:
CAAATTGAAATATTAAGTGTCCGCTTATCACCAATGTAATTTATTATTTATATTATATCCACTTCTTTGAAACTTCATTTGAAGTTCTATACCCAAACATTGCTCGTGGATATTCATTCAACCAATCTTCTATTCTTTTAATTTCT
Proteins encoded in this window:
- a CDS encoding IS30 family transposase (product_source=COG2826; cath_funfam=3.30.420.10; cog=COG2826; smart=SM00717; superfamily=46689) — its product is MIRRWIPKGTNIDEISEKEIKRIEDWLNEYPRAMFGYRTSNEVSKKWI